From Niallia sp. Man26:
CTAGACTGAATGGGATTACCTTACATGTCTCTAACAGTTCCTCAACAGCAGAATCCTGCCAGCTTTGTTTGCTCATAAACCCTTTCAGTAGTTCCGTCGCTTTACAAGTAAGATGAAATTCCTCTGGTTTTAGTTCCTTTAAGCTTTCGAAAAGTATTTCAGTAGGCTCTTGTTTTACCTCTAAGTCAATAATTCTTTTTGAACCAAAGCTTACAGCTAAAACCTCGGTTAATAATTTAAGTTCTGCCTCTAGCCTCTTATCTCCTAAATGCCCCTCTTCCTCGAAGTGAATGGTAAACAGACCTAAAACTTGCTCATTTAAAGTGATTGCCTTATGAATTAAGCCTTTTTTAGAAGCGTTTACTTCAACTCGGTGACCGTTAGAAAAGAGTTGTTCAGCAACTTTATGATGCTCTTGTTCAGCAGCTTGTGAAGCCTTGCCTCTTTTGTACAATTTTCCACTTCTCGCTGTAAAGATAGTTAAACAATTTTTGCTCCATTTATGACAAACGTCCATAACGCTGTACAAAACACTGATTGGATCATTTGTATGCAATAGTATGTCAGCTAAATTCAAAAAGGCTGCATGTACATCTCTTTGTTTGTCAACAAGCTTAAATTGCTGGATTAAAAATTCTGTTTGAGCGGCTGCTTGTGCAAGTGCTTGTAAATGCTCTGTTAGCTCTTTGCTCACAGGCTTATTAGTCAAGGAGCCTCCAAACATAATTCCTACTGTTTCTTTAGCCTGTTGGATAGGGAAACCAAAAATATGCTGAGGGTATATGTCAAACTGATGAAAGAATCCTGCTTTTGGTGATTCTTTTATAGACTCAAAATGAAAGATCTTTTTTGTAGCAGCAGCATGTCCTAATAAACCTTCTCCGATAAAGAAGCTTTTTCCCTCCAACTGTTTTGCATCCCCGTTTATATGTTGGATGGTATAAATAGCATTTTCTTCTCTTTTGGCAATACCGATAAAGTCCACAAAGCCTTCTTTTACTGCGTAATCTAAAATATTACTTATAGAGAAATCCTCCATATAAGCGAGCTGCTTTTTATAAAGTGTCAACAGCTGATTTTTCCACGTCATCTCTTGTCGTAAGCTTTTTACAAACATTAAGCTATAATGTAGATCGTTTATCTTTACTAAGGCGCTTTCTTTCTCCTTTACGGTAAGAATAGGAATGTCTTTGTTTAACGCGGTAGACACTATATTGCTTCCGCATACATCTTCCACAAAAGGACCGGTAATAATTAAATACGAGTCTTCTCTATATTGGAAAAAGGGTGACAGGATGTATTTATAACATCCAATTTTCTCATCTGTTGGTGTTATTACTACTGGTTTTTTTATTTGGTAAGCTATATTTAGTACGTCGAGAAGCTCTGTAGAATATTCTTTAAAGAGCAGCATGATGTCTGTATTTCGAATTACATACCCTCCCTTGCTGTTAACAAGGTGGATTGGCAATCGAATGGTGCTTTCATATGTTTCTATCAGTGCTGTTACTATGTCATTGTTTAAAGTATTTACATTCAATTTTAATCATCCTATATTATAATGTTTTATATATGTCGGAACTTGCTGATTGCCATCTTAACAAACGAAATATCATCTTGTTTACTTATTTCCCCATCATGAAGCAATATCTCCAATAGCCCTTTTGTATCTAGTTGTGAATTAGCGAGTACAGATTCCTTCAATTTATTAACAGCATGGTACATCGCTGTACCGTCAATATTTTCTAATAGTCCATCTGTAAATAGAAGTAACTGCGAAGAATCTTTTAAAGGTACTGTTTCAGCGGTTGGCTTGATTTCTTCAAGTATTCCTAAAGGAACACAATTGGATTTAAGAAGCTCTGCATGATCAGACTGTACCAATAGCCCTGGAGGATGGCCGGCGTTAATATATGTTAAGTTCATTTCTTTCGTATCTGCAACTGCATATAGTGCAGTGAAAAACTGTAAGGAGCTGGTATGATCATTAAACAATTTATGCATATGAGCGTTTAGTGTCTCTATGACAAGAACAGGTTCTTTTACCCTGACAATCAATCCTTCTAACAGTGCCCGTATACTCATGGAAACAAGGGCAGCTGAAACACCATGTCCCATTACATCCATAATTAACACTCCGTATTGATGCTCATTAATCCTATACCAGACATACATATCTCCTCCGATATTATGTGCTGGAATATACTGCCCTTCTATCTGAACCTCCTCCGTAATTAGCGGCTTGCAGAGTACACTTTGCTGCAGAATGGTCGCGAGTTCAAGATCTTTGTTCATTTCCTCTTCTAGTTTTTTCTTTTCTGTTATATCCTTTGCGATAACACAGACACCATCTATTCTTCCTTGCATAATTAACGGAATGCTTTTATATTCTATATAAACTGGGTTTTCATGCTTATCTCGTATGATGTCTGTACTGTCCACCATTTTCCCTTCTAGTACATCCTCGAAATTTTCAAGTGATTTGGAGGTTTCTTTATGAAAAAGCAGATCTTTGAAATGAGACCCAATCAACTTATCTCCTAGCACGTCAGTTACTCGTTCGTTAACTTCTGTTATTGTGCCTTCGTTATTGACGATAATTGCCAGATAGAGATTATTATTAAATAAGGTAAAATGCCTAAGTGTTACTTTTTCTAAGTCGAATATAAGTTCTTTTTTTCGTATTGTTTCTTTCCTTTCTTTCCAAAACAGACAAACGATAAATAAACCTAATGGAAGATGCAAGAAGAAACTTAATGTTTGATATTCTTCAAAAAGATGAATATCCATGCCTGTTTTCAGCTTGTAAGAAAGTTTAAGGAAGATAAACAGCTCCATTACTACGTATGCAGCCAGTAGGACACCTGTCCATTTACTTCCCGATAATCTATTTATCTGCTTCATTACACTTCCCTTTCCTTCTAAGCATTAAAGCGTCTTCTTTTGTTCAAAATATTGTTCAGCCTGTTCCAATGTAGGAAATAGCTCCATAAAAGTGTTGAATTTAACGATTTCGAATATCTCATCCAATGGTGGCGTAATTCCTGAAACAACAAGCTCCTTTCCATTTTTTCTTGCTTTCATAGCTCCATCAGCGATTACACCGAGTCCTGAGCTGTTCAAATAGGAAACATGATTTAAATCAAGTATTAAAGAGGCAGTCGATTCATGCAGAAACTTCCCCATCATTAGTCGGAAGTGTTCGCTGTTCTTAATCGTAATATCTTCGTTCATTTCAAGGATGTGGATATGAGCTTTTTTTATGACTTTCATTTCTGCCACACTTTCTTTAAATTTTAGTAAACTACTCTATCCTAAAGATAAGAGTCAGTTTTTTGCCTTCTTCTGTGTAAATAAGCTTATCAGCAAGCTTCTGCATGATGGCTATTCCCCGGCCGCGCATACATGTTTGATGCTCTTTAAAAAACACATCTGGATTGCCAATAATCCCAATCTTC
This genomic window contains:
- a CDS encoding LuxR C-terminal-related transcriptional regulator — encoded protein: MNVNTLNNDIVTALIETYESTIRLPIHLVNSKGGYVIRNTDIMLLFKEYSTELLDVLNIAYQIKKPVVITPTDEKIGCYKYILSPFFQYREDSYLIITGPFVEDVCGSNIVSTALNKDIPILTVKEKESALVKINDLHYSLMFVKSLRQEMTWKNQLLTLYKKQLAYMEDFSISNILDYAVKEGFVDFIGIAKREENAIYTIQHINGDAKQLEGKSFFIGEGLLGHAAATKKIFHFESIKESPKAGFFHQFDIYPQHIFGFPIQQAKETVGIMFGGSLTNKPVSKELTEHLQALAQAAAQTEFLIQQFKLVDKQRDVHAAFLNLADILLHTNDPISVLYSVMDVCHKWSKNCLTIFTARSGKLYKRGKASQAAEQEHHKVAEQLFSNGHRVEVNASKKGLIHKAITLNEQVLGLFTIHFEEEGHLGDKRLEAELKLLTEVLAVSFGSKRIIDLEVKQEPTEILFESLKELKPEEFHLTCKATELLKGFMSKQSWQDSAVEELLETCKVIPFSLDFLHDKISAERLKILREYHHILNGEEQRSILTEEAQLLVLAFSYLKGITIPFKDINSPLAVQFREYIIAQKASSSKELEADHATIGITEIEDLKDVKSVIDNLSLTSREKEVLHLILEGLNNQEVADLLFISAHTVKNHLTNIFRKLDVADRVQAMAKIYRIKYEQ
- a CDS encoding SpoIIE family protein phosphatase yields the protein MKQINRLSGSKWTGVLLAAYVVMELFIFLKLSYKLKTGMDIHLFEEYQTLSFFLHLPLGLFIVCLFWKERKETIRKKELIFDLEKVTLRHFTLFNNNLYLAIIVNNEGTITEVNERVTDVLGDKLIGSHFKDLLFHKETSKSLENFEDVLEGKMVDSTDIIRDKHENPVYIEYKSIPLIMQGRIDGVCVIAKDITEKKKLEEEMNKDLELATILQQSVLCKPLITEEVQIEGQYIPAHNIGGDMYVWYRINEHQYGVLIMDVMGHGVSAALVSMSIRALLEGLIVRVKEPVLVIETLNAHMHKLFNDHTSSLQFFTALYAVADTKEMNLTYINAGHPPGLLVQSDHAELLKSNCVPLGILEEIKPTAETVPLKDSSQLLLFTDGLLENIDGTAMYHAVNKLKESVLANSQLDTKGLLEILLHDGEISKQDDISFVKMAISKFRHI
- a CDS encoding STAS domain-containing protein, encoding MKVIKKAHIHILEMNEDITIKNSEHFRLMMGKFLHESTASLILDLNHVSYLNSSGLGVIADGAMKARKNGKELVVSGITPPLDEIFEIVKFNTFMELFPTLEQAEQYFEQKKTL